The proteins below come from a single Dissulfuribacter thermophilus genomic window:
- a CDS encoding RNA polymerase sigma factor has protein sequence MAFLSDEHLACSCGKGNKGHCRLLFERYRGYVWNLVRKMVDEPSVTEDLTQEVFLRVFRGLGGYRGEASFKTWLTRIAVNLCREYMGSMRERKWASRVQLDGEDDMDFLASDLESNQCDPAREITRVEVRQVIQKALSCLSSDHRITIALLLEDRSYAEIAEITGVPVRTVGSRIHYAKQKLRKILEHYVKGNEP, from the coding sequence TTGGCTTTTTTATCCGATGAACACTTAGCATGTTCATGCGGCAAAGGTAACAAGGGCCATTGCCGCCTGCTTTTTGAGCGTTACCGGGGCTATGTCTGGAACCTGGTTCGGAAGATGGTGGATGAACCGTCTGTTACCGAAGACCTTACCCAGGAGGTTTTCCTCAGGGTCTTCAGGGGGCTTGGCGGGTACCGAGGGGAGGCCTCTTTCAAGACATGGCTCACCAGGATTGCCGTCAACCTCTGTAGGGAGTACATGGGAAGCATGAGGGAACGCAAGTGGGCCTCGAGGGTCCAGTTAGACGGGGAAGATGACATGGACTTCCTGGCATCGGACCTCGAATCCAACCAGTGTGATCCAGCCCGGGAGATCACCAGGGTAGAGGTGCGGCAGGTGATCCAGAAGGCGCTTTCATGCCTGTCTTCTGACCACAGGATTACCATAGCCCTGTTGCTGGAGGACAGGAGCTATGCGGAAATCGCCGAGATCACCGGTGTACCTGTCAGGACGGTTGGCAGCAGGATACATTATGCCAAGCAGAAGTTGAGGAAAATATTGGAACATTACGTAAAGGGGAATGAGCCATGA
- a CDS encoding AAA family ATPase encodes MDIGVCYFLARPRRFGKSLTINTLYELFNGNKAIFEGLYIYDSWNFKRYPVLVFAFNGVPRGTLAILTAGLKRRLMNLASSHDVDLSTNGEPGELFQELIGILLMPAKVKPFMV; translated from the coding sequence TTGGACATAGGCGTATGTTATTTCCTTGCAAGGCCCAGGCGGTTCGGCAAGTCCCTCACCATCAACACTCTTTATGAGCTTTTCAATGGTAACAAGGCGATTTTTGAGGGGCTTTACATATATGACAGCTGGAATTTTAAAAGGTATCCAGTCCTCGTTTTCGCCTTTAACGGGGTCCCACGAGGAACTCTTGCTATTCTCACGGCAGGTCTTAAACGGCGTCTAATGAATCTTGCATCTTCCCATGATGTGGATCTTTCGACTAATGGTGAACCAGGAGAGCTATTCCAGGAACTCATAGGTATCTTATTAATGCCTGCAAAAGTAAAGCCATTTATGGTATAA
- a CDS encoding IS3 family transposase, whose product MTLTLSISRSSLYYKPKGLSELDLVLMKAIDEQYLKTPYYGRRRMRHALKKRGYQVSEKKVRRLMQLMGLRAIAPGPFTSTKALEHKVFPYLLRDLKITRSNQVWSSDITYIPIMGNFMYLCAIIDWYSHKVVAWSLSTTLDAEFCVSCLERAIARYGAPEIFNSDQGSQFTSEEFIKILEKNKIRISMDGRGRFLDNIFIERLWRSLKYELIYIQEVVSVSELRKGLMTWFESYNKERFHQALGYQPPDDIYELNKAA is encoded by the coding sequence GTGACTTTAACACTCAGCATTAGCAGAAGCTCTTTGTACTATAAGCCCAAAGGGCTATCGGAGCTGGACCTTGTCCTAATGAAAGCCATTGATGAACAATATCTTAAAACACCTTACTACGGGAGAAGACGAATGCGTCATGCCCTTAAAAAGAGGGGATACCAAGTGAGTGAAAAGAAGGTCAGGCGCCTCATGCAGCTCATGGGATTAAGGGCAATAGCTCCTGGTCCCTTTACCAGCACCAAGGCTCTTGAGCACAAAGTCTTTCCCTATCTGCTTAGGGATTTAAAGATAACCAGGTCCAACCAGGTCTGGAGTTCGGATATCACCTATATCCCGATTATGGGCAATTTTATGTATCTCTGTGCAATTATAGACTGGTACAGCCATAAGGTAGTAGCCTGGAGCCTGTCGACTACCCTTGATGCCGAGTTTTGTGTTTCCTGCCTGGAAAGGGCCATAGCTCGATATGGGGCTCCTGAGATATTCAATTCGGATCAGGGGAGTCAATTTACCAGTGAAGAGTTCATAAAGATACTGGAGAAAAACAAAATCCGGATTAGCATGGATGGGCGTGGCAGATTCCTGGACAATATTTTCATTGAGAGGCTTTGGCGTTCGCTGAAGTATGAACTTATCTATATTCAGGAGGTTGTCTCAGTGTCTGAACTCCGTAAAGGGCTTATGACTTGGTTTGAATCTTATAACAAAGAGAGATTTCATCAGGCTCTTGGTTATCAGCCCCCTGATGATATCTATGAGCTAAATAAGGCAGCATGA